The stretch of DNA GCCGGGTCAGCCTCCGTAGGCGCCGCTCGCCGTCAGGCGCAGGGCCGTGTCGATCAGCGGCACATGGCTGAAGGCCTGGGGGAAGTTGCCCACCTGGCGCTGGCGGCGCGGGTCCCACTCCTCGGCGAGGAGGCCCAGGTCGTTGCGGAGCGAGAGGAGCTTGTCGAAGAGCTTGCGCGCCTCGTCCACGCGGCCGATCATCGCCAGGTCGTCGGCCATCCAGAAGGAGCAGGCGAGGAAGGCGCCCTCGTCGCCGGGCAGGCCGTCGACGCCCGCGTGGTCGCCGTCGGTGGGGTAGCGCAGGATGAACCCGTCCGCGGTGGACAGCTCGCGCTGGATCGCCTCGATGGTGCCGATGACCCGCTTGTCGTCCGGCGGCAGGAAGCCCATCTGCGGGATGAGCAGCAAGGACGCGTCCAGCTCCCGCGAACCGTACGACTGCGTGAAGGTGTTGCGCTCCTTGTCGTAGCCCTTCTCGCACACCTCGCGGTGGATGTCGTCCCGCAGCACCTTCCAGCGCTCCAGCGGGCCGTCGGCCTCCCCGGACTCGATGAGCTTGATGGTGCGGTCGACGGCGACCCAGGCCATGACCTTGGAGTGCACGAAGTGGCGGCGCGGCCCGCGCACCTCCCAGATGCCCTCGTCCGGCTCCTGCCAGTGCTTCTCCAGGTACTGGATCAGCTTGAGCTGGAGCAGGGAGGCGTAGTCGTTGCGGGCCAGGCCCGTCATGTGGGCCAGGTGCAGGGCCTCGGTGACCTCGCCGTAGACGTCCAGCTGGAGCTGGTGCGCGGCGCCGTTGCCCACCCGGACCGGCGCGGAGTTCTCGTAGCCGGGCAGCCAGTCCAGCTCCGCCTCGCCCAGTTCGCGCTCGCCGGCGATGCCGTACATGATCTGGAGGTTGTCCGGATCGCCGGCGACGGCCCGCAGCAGCCACTCGCGCCAGGCGCGGGCCTCCTCGCGGTAGCCGGTGCGCAGCAGCGAGGACAGGGTGATCGCCGCGTCGCGCAGCCAGGTGTAGCGGTAGTCCCAGTTGCGTACGCCGCCGATGTCCTCGGGCAGCGACGTGGTGGGGGCCGCCACGATGCCGCCGGTCGGGGCGTAGGTCAGGGCCTTGAGCGTGATCAGGCTGCGGACCACGGCCTCGCGGTAGGGCCCGTGGTACGTGCAGTGCCCGACCCAATCGCGCCAGAACTCATCCGTCGCCTCCAGCGACTGCTCCGGCTCCGGCAGCGGCGGCGGCTCCTTGTGCGACGCCTGCCAGGAGATGGTGAACGCGATCCGGTCACCGGGAGCGACGGTGAAGTCCGCGTACGTGGTCAGCGACTTGCCGTAGGTCTTCACCGATGTGTCGAACCACACGGAGTCCGGACCCGCCACCGCCACCGTGCGGCCCTCGTGCCGGTGCACCCACGGCACGACCCGGCCGTAGGAGAAGCGCATGCGCAGCGTGGAGCGCATCGGCACCCGGCCGGTGACGCCCTCCACGATGCGGATCACCTGCGGGGCGCCGTCGCGCGGGGGCATGAAATCCGTCACGCGGACCGTGCCGCGCGGGGTGTCCCACTCGGATTCCAGGATCAGCGAGTCACCGCGGTAACTGCGCCGGGCCGCCGTGGGCGGCTGTGTGCCGGCCGCGAACGCCGGCCCGATCCGCCAGAAACCGTGTTCCTCGGTACCCAGCAGGCCGGCGAAGATGGCATGGGAATCGAAGCGGGGCAGGCACAGCCAGTCGACTGTCCCGTCCCGGCAGACCAGGGCAGCGGTCTGCATGTCTCCGATGAGTGCGTAATCTTCGATGCGCCCGGCCACGTGCAACTCCAGTCGAACGGCCACGTCACACCCCGCGAAGGGGCTGTCGCTAGTGCGGTCAAGGGGTGGTGGTAATGCGTCGTCGAGCGGTGGGGGGACCGCCGGTCGGCCGTGGGGGCAGAACGACAACCCTTGCTCAACGAACTGACGAGCTCTTGTTGTTCCGGGTCATACGGACGGGGGTGGTGCCGTGTTGCCGGCGGGGCTCCTCAGCGAGTGTCCGAGCAGGATACGACGCACGTAGATGATCTGCGTGCCGCTCCGGGCAACCCGGGTGCGCCGAACGAGTGAGCCATGGGTGAGGGACCTGTGAGTGGTACGCGCACGTGTCGGAGCGTGCGCGGAGCGTGGCCGGGAGCCATGCCCGTCAGGCGCTGATACCCTGGTAGCCCGTGGACCGGTGGGCTCGAAACCCCCGAACCGCAGCGACGGCGCCTCAGCCGGACACCGGGTTCCCCGGACCGGCCAGCCGTACCGCACGACAGACCGCGACCACGGGAGCCCCCTCTTGGCCATGCCGCCCGCTGCTTTCCGAAACAGCAAAGCCACGACGACCAAGCACATCTTCGTCACCGGGGGTGTCGCCTCCTCGCTCGGCAAGGGCCTCACCGCCTCCAGCCTGGGCATGCTGCTGAAGGCCCGGGGCCTGCGCGTCGTGATGCAGAAGCTGGACCCGTACCTCAACGTCGACCCGGGCACGATGAACCCCTTCCAGCACGGTGAGGTGTTCGTCACCAACGACGGCGCCGAGACCGACCTGGACATCGGCCACTACGAGCGCTTCCTCGACCGGGACCTGGACGGCTCCGCCAACGTCACCACCGGCCAGGTGTACTCCACGGTCATCGCCAAGGAGCGGCGCGGCGAGTACCTGGGCGACACGGTGCAGGTCATCCCGCACATCACCAACGAGATCAAGCACCGCATCCGGCGCATGGCCACCGACGAGGTGGACGTCGTCATCACCGAGGTCGGCGGCACGGTCGGCGACATCGAGTCGCTGCCGTTCCTGGAGACCGTCCGCCAGGTCCGCCACGAGGTCGGCCGGGACAACGTCTTCGTCGTGCACATCTCGCTGCTTCCCTACATCGGCCCCTCCGGGGAGCTGAAGACGAAGCCGACCCAGCACTCGGTCGCCGCGCTGCGCAACATCGGCATCCAGCCGGACGCGATCGTGCTGCGCTGCGACCGTGAGGTGCCCACCGCGATCAAGCGCAAGATCTCCCTGATGTGCGACGTCGACGAGGCGGCCGTGGTCGCCTGCCCCGACGCCCGGTCGATCTACGACATCCCGAAGGTCGTGCACTCCGAGGGCCTGGACGCCTACGTCGTGCGCAAGCTGGACCTGCCCTTCCGCGACGTGGACTGGACGACCTGGGACGACCTGCTGGACCGCGTCCACAAGCCCGAGCACGAGATCACCCTCGCCCTGGTCGGCAAGTACATCGACCTGCCCGACGCCTACCTGTCGGTGACCGAGGCGCTGCGCGCGGGCGGCTTCGCCAACAGGGCCCGGGTGAAGATCAAGTGGGTCACCTCCGACGACTGCAAGACCGCGGCCGGCGCCGAGCAGCAGCTCGCCGGCGTCGACGGCATCTGCATCCCGGGCGGCTTCGGCGACCGCGGCGTGCTCGGCAAGGTCGGCGCCATCCGCTACGCCCGTGAGAACGGCATCCCGCTGCTGGGCCTGTGCCTGGGCCTGCAGTGCATCGTGATCGAGGCCGCCCGCAGTCTCGCCGGCATCGCGGACGCCAACTCCACCGAGTTCGACCCGGCCACCGGCCACCCGGTGATCTCCACCATGGCCGAGCAGATGGACATCGTCGCCGGCGAGGGCGACATGGGCGGCACCATGCGGCTCGGCATGTACCCGGCGAAGCTGGCCGAGGGCTCGATCGTGCGTGAGGTCTACGACGGCAAGGAGTACGTCGAGGAGCGCCACCGCCACCGCTACGAGGTGAACAACGCCTACCGCGCGGAGCTGGAGAAGAAGGCGGGCATCGTCTTCTCCGGCACTTCCCCGGACGGCAAGCTCGTCGAGTACGTGGAGTACCCGCGCGAGGTCCACCCCTACCTGGTCGCCACCCAGGCGCACCCGGAGCTGCGCTCGCGCCCGACGCGTCCGCACCCGCTGTTCGCGGGCCTGGTGAAGGCCGCCGTCGAGCGGAAGAACTCCAAGTAGCACACCCGGTTGTACGGTTGCGGGGGTGCGTACCGTCAAAGGTGCGCACCCCCGTTCTGTTTGCGCACGTCGGAAAGGCCAGGGCATGACGATCAAGGACATCCCGGAGGAGTGGGAGATCCGGGCCACCAGCACCCCGTTCGTCGGCGGCAAGACCTCCGTCCGCACCGACGACGTCGTCATGCCCGACGGCTCCGTGGTCACCCGCGACTACCAGGTGCATCCGGGCTCCGTGGCCGTCCTCGCCCTCGACGAGGAGGACCGGGTGCTGCTGATCCGCCAGTACCGCCACCCGGTGCGGCAG from Streptomyces sp. 6-11-2 encodes:
- a CDS encoding CTP synthase, whose protein sequence is MPPAAFRNSKATTTKHIFVTGGVASSLGKGLTASSLGMLLKARGLRVVMQKLDPYLNVDPGTMNPFQHGEVFVTNDGAETDLDIGHYERFLDRDLDGSANVTTGQVYSTVIAKERRGEYLGDTVQVIPHITNEIKHRIRRMATDEVDVVITEVGGTVGDIESLPFLETVRQVRHEVGRDNVFVVHISLLPYIGPSGELKTKPTQHSVAALRNIGIQPDAIVLRCDREVPTAIKRKISLMCDVDEAAVVACPDARSIYDIPKVVHSEGLDAYVVRKLDLPFRDVDWTTWDDLLDRVHKPEHEITLALVGKYIDLPDAYLSVTEALRAGGFANRARVKIKWVTSDDCKTAAGAEQQLAGVDGICIPGGFGDRGVLGKVGAIRYARENGIPLLGLCLGLQCIVIEAARSLAGIADANSTEFDPATGHPVISTMAEQMDIVAGEGDMGGTMRLGMYPAKLAEGSIVREVYDGKEYVEERHRHRYEVNNAYRAELEKKAGIVFSGTSPDGKLVEYVEYPREVHPYLVATQAHPELRSRPTRPHPLFAGLVKAAVERKNSK
- a CDS encoding glycoside hydrolase family 15 protein yields the protein MAGRIEDYALIGDMQTAALVCRDGTVDWLCLPRFDSHAIFAGLLGTEEHGFWRIGPAFAAGTQPPTAARRSYRGDSLILESEWDTPRGTVRVTDFMPPRDGAPQVIRIVEGVTGRVPMRSTLRMRFSYGRVVPWVHRHEGRTVAVAGPDSVWFDTSVKTYGKSLTTYADFTVAPGDRIAFTISWQASHKEPPPLPEPEQSLEATDEFWRDWVGHCTYHGPYREAVVRSLITLKALTYAPTGGIVAAPTTSLPEDIGGVRNWDYRYTWLRDAAITLSSLLRTGYREEARAWREWLLRAVAGDPDNLQIMYGIAGERELGEAELDWLPGYENSAPVRVGNGAAHQLQLDVYGEVTEALHLAHMTGLARNDYASLLQLKLIQYLEKHWQEPDEGIWEVRGPRRHFVHSKVMAWVAVDRTIKLIESGEADGPLERWKVLRDDIHREVCEKGYDKERNTFTQSYGSRELDASLLLIPQMGFLPPDDKRVIGTIEAIQRELSTADGFILRYPTDGDHAGVDGLPGDEGAFLACSFWMADDLAMIGRVDEARKLFDKLLSLRNDLGLLAEEWDPRRQRQVGNFPQAFSHVPLIDTALRLTASGAYGG